A genomic stretch from Diprion similis isolate iyDipSimi1 chromosome 1, iyDipSimi1.1, whole genome shotgun sequence includes:
- the LOC124406825 gene encoding putative sodium/calcium exchanger 7 — MASDLPPIVARHGGLEVDEDDCGYVWQIPAAERCEWTKKTSDCLTDAAIQYIPSLFCEFSSEHTALITLGIILYMLWLLYLFLILGTTADNFFCPALSIIAEVMHLSDNIAGVTILAFGNGAPDIFTALVAPAEETVVMFNELIGAGVFVTTVIAGSIAVVQPFRVRFRPYIRDTMFYIGAVCWIAYVTGDESVHVWEAMSLIFVYIGFIVVVVMGQVIDSRRNVTEGRIPSLYDRTVLKTYLDNRDETLIPRLPTRAKAVGLQSKLDIVLDVERKNVLAKDDTMQEANVDEGASRRPHGLFREFVFDVSPINMEDWSEASKLSRVYIVLRAIPMVFLQFLIPVVNQTAAKRGWSKLLNCTQLCVTPVAITFLFGGNDDLLSKRRSHESNGRPIWSYSIGPIPLYGLALVVGISTGVFAFFATDLDRIPKYHNAFAFLGFFAAMAVVYLIAQEVYSVLHTIGTALTISDSTLGMMFLAWGNSIGDLISNVAIARRGYPRMGFAACFGGPLFNTLLSMGLTYGLAAAKHDNLRTHVRSSAMGPGCIAFLLCSLMASAFYLTTTSYLARRSYGFMLYSIYFMFMVICILSEIGFIHPLGIDGASVQA; from the exons atggcCTCAGATCTTCCGCCGATTGTCGCCAGACATGGTGGTCTTGAGGTAGATGAG GACGATTGCGGCTATGTGTGGCAAATCCCAGCCGCGGAAAGGTGCGAATGGACGAAGAAAACGTCGGACTGTCTTACGGACGCGGCAATACAGTACATACCTAGTTTGTTCTGCGAATTTTCATCGGAGCACACAGCATTAATCACTCTTGGAATTATTCTGTACATGTTGTGGCTCCTTTACTTGTTCCTCATCCTGGGAACTACCGCCGACAATTT TTTTTGCCCTGCTCTAAGTATTATCGCCGAGGTAATGCACCTCTCGGACAACATCGCCGGGGTGACGATCCTCGCCTTTGGCAACGGAGCACCCGACATCTTTACAGCCCTCGTCGCGCCCGCCGAGGAGACGGTGGTCATGTTCAACGAGCTCATTGGCGCCGGGGTCTTTGTTACCACGGTTATAGCCGGTTCCATAGCCGTCGTCCAGCCGTTCAGAGTAAGGTTTCGCCCGTATATCCGCGACACGATGTTTTACATCGGTGCCGTGTGCTGGATAGCCTACGTTACAGGTGACGAGTCCGTCCACGTGTGGGAAGCCATGA GTCTCATTTTCGTCTACATCGGATTTATCGTGGTTGTTGTCATGGGGCAGGTGATTGACAGCAGAAGAAACGTGACGGAAG GTCGAATACCGAGCCTGTACGACCGAACCGTGCTGAAAACTTACTTGGATAATCGGGACGAAACTCTCATCCCACGGCTACCCACACGCGCCAAAGCTGTCGGATTACAATCAAAACTGG ACATCGTGTTGGACGTCGAGCGGAAGAATGTCTTGGCCAAGGACGATACGATGCAGGAAGCGAACGTCGACGAAGGTGCTTCTCGCCGACCCCACGGACTCTTTCGAGAATTCGTTTTTGACGTCTCCCCCATAAACATGGAGGACTGGTCGGAGGCTTCAAAGTTGTCGCGCGTTTACATAGTCCTTCGAGCGATCCCTATGGTCTTCCTCCAGTTCCTGATTCCCGTAGTGAATCAGACCGCGGCGAAACGAGGCTGGTCGAAGCTCCTCAACTGCACCCAGCTCTGCGTAACGCCCGTCGCCATTACCTTTCTATTCGGCGGTAATGATGATCTACTCTCAAAACGAAGGAGTCACGAGTCGAATGGAAGACCGA TTTGGTCGTACTCTATTGGACCCATTCCCTTGTACGGATTGGCTTTGGTGGTCGGGATCAGCACCGGGGTGTTCGCTTTCTTCGCAACTGATTTGGACAGAATTCCGAAGTATCACAAC GCATTCGCGTTCCTGGGATTCTTCGCAGCGATGGCAGTTGTATATTTGATAGCTCAGGAAGTCTACTCGGTTCTCCACACAATAGGGACCGCTTTGACAATATCCGACAGCACTTTAGGAATGATGTTTCTTGCATGGGGAAACAGCATCGGTG ACCTCATATCAAACGTGGCGATAGCAAGACGGGGCTATCCGCGAATGGGGTTCGCCGCCTGTTTCGGAGGGCCGTTGTTCAACACCCTCCTGAGCATGGGTCTGACCTACGGACTCGCTGCGGCGAAACATGACAACCTGCGAACTCACGTAAGATCCAGCGCCATGGGCCCCGGGTGCATAGCCTTTCTGCTGTGCTCACTTATGGCCTCGGCCTTTTACCTTACCACAACCAGTTACCTCGCCCGACGATCCTACGGCTTCATGCTCTACAGCATTTACTTCATGTTTATGGTGATATGCATCCTTAGCGAGATTGGTTTCATTCACCCCCTGGG AATAGATGG GGCTAGTGTTCAGGCCTAA